In Streptomyces capitiformicae, one genomic interval encodes:
- a CDS encoding glycosyltransferase family 2 protein has protein sequence MLISIVAPCYNEEAVLARFHEEVQKVSEKLLPLGHDMEFVYVDDGSRDRTLTVLKQLAELDARVRYVSFSRNFGKEAALLAGLRHASGDAVVVMDADLQHPPELISHMVQLREQGYDQVIARRTRTGDHFLRTATARLYYRFVNRLVDVELVDGVGDFRMLSRRVVDAVLDLTEYNRFSKGLFAWVGFPATTFEYENAVREHGRSSWNFKSLLNYGLDGLLSFNSRPLRAALYLGLCLLVCAGLYTAWIVGAALVNGVETPGYVTIITAVTAFAGVQMIMLGVIGEYTGRIYYEVKGRPHFLVKATNVERAEKTEGRTPCTTNKDLIR, from the coding sequence ATGCTCATCTCGATCGTCGCACCCTGCTACAACGAAGAAGCCGTTCTCGCCCGCTTCCACGAGGAGGTCCAGAAGGTCTCGGAGAAACTCCTTCCGCTCGGTCACGACATGGAGTTCGTGTACGTCGACGACGGCAGCCGCGACCGGACACTCACCGTCCTGAAGCAGCTGGCCGAGCTCGACGCGCGCGTGCGGTACGTCTCCTTCAGCCGCAACTTCGGCAAGGAGGCCGCCCTGCTCGCGGGCCTGCGGCACGCCTCCGGGGACGCCGTGGTGGTCATGGACGCCGACCTCCAGCACCCGCCCGAGCTGATCTCCCACATGGTCCAGCTGCGCGAACAGGGCTACGACCAGGTCATCGCCCGGCGCACCAGGACCGGCGACCACTTCCTGCGCACCGCCACCGCCCGGCTGTACTACCGGTTCGTCAACCGTCTCGTCGACGTGGAACTCGTCGACGGCGTCGGCGACTTCCGGATGCTGTCCCGGCGCGTGGTGGACGCGGTCCTGGACCTCACCGAGTACAACCGCTTCTCCAAGGGCCTGTTCGCCTGGGTGGGTTTCCCGGCCACGACCTTCGAGTACGAGAACGCCGTACGCGAGCACGGCCGCAGCTCCTGGAACTTCAAGTCCCTGCTCAACTACGGCCTCGACGGGCTGCTCTCCTTCAACAGCAGGCCGCTGCGCGCCGCCCTCTACCTCGGGCTGTGCCTGCTGGTGTGCGCGGGGCTCTACACCGCGTGGATCGTGGGCGCCGCACTGGTGAACGGCGTGGAGACGCCCGGCTATGTCACCATCATCACGGCCGTCACCGCCTTCGCCGGAGTGCAGATGATCATGCTCGGGGTGATCGGGGAGTACACCGGCCGGATCTACTACGAGGTGAAGGGGCGCCCGCACTTCCTGGTGAAGGCAACCAACGTGGAGCGGGCGGAAAAGACGGAGGGCCGCACTCCGTGCACCACGAACAAGGACCTGATTCGCTGA
- a CDS encoding GtrA family protein produces MRTAAHTATHTAAHREALPEARPEPERRISGQILTFALVGVVNTMTYYGLYLLLLMWLPYLAAHILAFILSMIGSFFLNARFTYRTRPTWRKFLLFPLTNATNFVITTAGVYVIVDVLHADNRFAPLIASAAAIPVTFVVSRTIMLRPARPGGRR; encoded by the coding sequence ATGCGCACAGCAGCGCACACAGCAACGCACACAGCAGCGCACAGGGAGGCACTCCCCGAGGCCCGCCCGGAACCGGAACGCCGAATATCGGGCCAGATCCTCACCTTCGCCCTGGTCGGCGTCGTCAACACCATGACCTATTACGGTCTTTACCTGCTGTTGCTCATGTGGCTTCCCTATCTCGCCGCACACATTCTCGCCTTCATCCTGAGCATGATCGGGTCCTTTTTCCTGAACGCGCGATTCACCTATCGCACGCGCCCGACCTGGCGGAAATTCCTGCTGTTCCCGCTCACCAATGCCACCAACTTCGTGATCACGACGGCAGGCGTGTATGTGATCGTCGACGTCCTGCACGCCGACAACCGGTTCGCTCCGCTCATCGCGTCCGCGGCGGCGATTCCGGTGACGTTCGTGGTGTCCCGGACGATCATGCTCAGGCCAGCGCGGCCAGGGGGTCGTCGATAA
- a CDS encoding ROK family protein, producing MDGKAAPKAGEGTATTTRTRLDRGRGALGPALELVHTGRAPTRAVLTAELGVTRATAGAVAAELEALGLIRVDAHPGAAAGSQGRPSHRLEVAENGPVALAAQVHADGWRAALVGLGGRIVATTPACEIVDADPTKVLGSVVDAGAALLRETGRRCVGAGLAVPSAVAEPAGLALNPLHLAWPAGAPVRDIFAERVRAAGIEGPAFAANDVNLAALAEHRHGAGRGARDLLCVATGHRGVGGALVLDGRLHTGSSGLALEVGHLTVNPEGRPCHCGSRGCLDVEADPLAFLTAVGRDPGPEDSTLKQADDLIRTQYADPSVRTAAETLIDRLGLGLAGLVNILNPDRIILGGMHRALLEADPDRLRAVVADRSLWGQSGVVPILACTLDHNSLVGAAELAWQPVIDDPLAALA from the coding sequence ATGGACGGCAAGGCGGCCCCCAAGGCGGGCGAAGGGACAGCTACGACGACGCGTACGCGGCTGGACCGGGGGAGGGGCGCGCTCGGTCCGGCGCTCGAACTCGTGCACACCGGGCGGGCGCCGACCAGAGCCGTGCTGACCGCCGAGCTGGGCGTCACCCGGGCCACGGCGGGTGCCGTCGCCGCCGAGCTGGAGGCGCTGGGTCTGATCCGGGTCGACGCGCACCCGGGTGCCGCCGCCGGATCCCAGGGCCGGCCCTCGCACCGGCTGGAGGTCGCCGAGAACGGTCCCGTCGCGCTCGCCGCGCAGGTGCACGCCGACGGCTGGCGTGCCGCGTTGGTCGGGCTCGGCGGACGGATCGTCGCCACCACGCCCGCCTGCGAGATCGTCGACGCCGACCCGACGAAGGTGCTCGGCTCGGTCGTCGACGCGGGCGCCGCCCTGCTGCGGGAGACCGGCCGACGCTGCGTGGGCGCGGGACTCGCCGTACCGTCGGCGGTCGCCGAACCGGCGGGGCTGGCGCTCAATCCGCTGCACCTGGCCTGGCCCGCCGGGGCGCCCGTGCGGGACATCTTCGCCGAGCGGGTCCGGGCGGCCGGCATCGAGGGACCCGCCTTCGCGGCCAACGACGTCAACCTCGCGGCCCTCGCCGAGCACCGGCACGGCGCCGGACGCGGGGCCCGCGACCTGCTGTGCGTGGCCACGGGGCACCGGGGCGTCGGCGGTGCGCTGGTCCTCGACGGCCGTCTGCACACCGGCAGTTCGGGCCTGGCGCTCGAAGTCGGTCACCTCACCGTCAACCCCGAAGGCCGCCCCTGCCACTGCGGCAGCCGCGGCTGTCTGGACGTCGAGGCCGACCCGCTGGCCTTCCTCACCGCGGTCGGCCGTGACCCGGGCCCCGAGGACTCGACTCTCAAGCAGGCCGACGACCTGATCCGCACCCAGTACGCCGACCCCTCCGTCCGTACCGCCGCCGAGACCCTCATCGACCGCCTCGGCCTCGGCCTCGCCGGCCTGGTCAACATCCTCAACCCCGACCGCATCATCCTCGGCGGTATGCATCGCGCCCTCCTCGAAGCCGACCCCGACCGGCTGCGGGCGGTCGTCGCCGACCGGAGTCTGTGGGGGCAGAGCGGGGTCGTACCGATCCTGGCCTGCACGCTGGACCACAACAGCCTGGTGGGCGCGGCCGAGCTGGCGTGGCAGCCGGTTATCGACGACCCCCTGGCCGCGCTGGCCTGA
- a CDS encoding alpha-ketoglutarate-dependent dioxygenase AlkB family protein, translating to MDAELFRRSRTEIAPGAVHVPDWLDADQQRRLLEACRDWARPPAGLRTVRTPGGGTMTSRQVCLGWHWYPYGYAHTVVDGDGAPVKPFPEWLGELGGRAVRDTLGEPEAVYDIALINFYDADARMGMHRDSDEKSDAPVVSLSLGDTCVFRFGNTESRTRPYTDVELRSGDLFVFGGASRPAYHGVPRVHAGTAPSALGLTGRLNITLRVSGFEGG from the coding sequence ATGGACGCCGAGTTGTTCCGCCGCAGCCGCACCGAGATCGCGCCCGGCGCGGTCCACGTCCCGGACTGGCTCGACGCGGACCAGCAGAGGCGGCTCCTGGAAGCCTGCCGCGACTGGGCCCGCCCACCCGCGGGCCTCCGCACGGTCCGCACCCCCGGCGGCGGCACGATGACCTCCCGCCAGGTCTGCCTGGGCTGGCACTGGTACCCGTACGGCTACGCCCACACGGTCGTCGACGGCGACGGCGCACCCGTGAAGCCGTTCCCCGAGTGGCTCGGCGAGCTGGGCGGGCGCGCGGTGCGGGACACGCTGGGCGAACCGGAGGCGGTGTACGACATCGCCCTGATCAACTTCTACGACGCCGACGCCCGCATGGGCATGCACCGCGACAGCGACGAGAAGTCGGACGCGCCGGTGGTGTCCCTGAGCCTCGGCGACACCTGCGTCTTCCGCTTCGGCAACACCGAGTCGCGGACCCGGCCGTACACGGACGTGGAACTGCGCAGCGGTGATCTGTTCGTGTTCGGCGGGGCGTCCCGGCCGGCGTACCACGGCGTGCCGCGGGTCCACGCGGGAACGGCGCCGTCCGCGTTGGGCCTGACCGGCCGGCTGAACATCACGCTGCGGGTGAGCGGCTTCGAAGGTGGCTGA
- a CDS encoding methyltransferase: MSDRMTAPWGEYALARFPEDPRDRLRAWDASDAYLLRHLAGSGTPLDGTVVVVGDRWGALTTALAGHRPTQITDSFLSREATRANLARNGIEADATRLLTTQDTPPDRIDVLLVRVPKSLALLEDQLHRLAPAVHEGTVVVGTGMVKEIHTSTLKLFERILGPTRTSLAEQKARLIFCTPDAETILARGADPWPYTYELPGGLGELAGRTVVNHSGVFCADRLDIGTRFFLGQLPYGRVGGRRVVDLGCGNGVVGTAVAVADPDAEVVFVDESYQAVASAEATYRANADGKAEFVVGDGLEGFAPGSVDLVLNNPPFHSHQATTDATAWRMFTGARRALRPGGELWVIGNRHLGYHVKLRRLFGNSELVASDAKFVVLRAVKRAVGK, encoded by the coding sequence ATGAGCGACCGTATGACCGCGCCCTGGGGCGAGTACGCCCTGGCCCGCTTTCCCGAGGACCCCCGTGACCGGCTGCGTGCCTGGGACGCGTCCGACGCGTATCTGCTGCGCCACCTCGCGGGGAGCGGGACGCCCTTGGACGGGACGGTCGTGGTCGTGGGTGACCGCTGGGGCGCGCTGACCACGGCGCTCGCCGGGCACCGGCCGACGCAGATCACCGACTCGTTCCTGAGCCGGGAGGCGACGCGGGCGAACCTGGCGCGCAACGGGATCGAGGCGGACGCGACACGGCTGCTCACCACCCAGGACACGCCGCCGGACCGCATCGATGTACTCCTCGTGCGGGTCCCCAAGAGCCTCGCGCTGCTGGAGGACCAGTTGCACCGGCTCGCGCCCGCCGTGCACGAGGGGACCGTCGTCGTCGGCACCGGGATGGTCAAGGAGATCCACACCTCGACGTTGAAGCTCTTCGAGCGGATCCTCGGCCCGACCCGCACCTCCCTCGCCGAGCAGAAGGCACGGCTGATCTTCTGCACCCCGGACGCGGAGACCATCCTGGCGCGGGGCGCCGATCCATGGCCGTACACCTATGAACTACCCGGTGGCCTCGGCGAGTTGGCCGGGCGTACCGTCGTCAACCACTCGGGTGTGTTCTGTGCCGACCGGCTCGACATCGGCACCCGGTTCTTCCTCGGGCAGCTGCCGTACGGCCGTGTCGGCGGGCGGCGGGTCGTGGATCTGGGGTGCGGCAACGGGGTGGTCGGTACCGCGGTCGCGGTGGCCGATCCGGATGCCGAGGTGGTGTTCGTCGACGAGTCGTACCAGGCGGTGGCCTCGGCGGAGGCGACGTACCGGGCGAACGCCGACGGCAAGGCGGAGTTCGTGGTCGGTGACGGGCTGGAGGGGTTCGCGCCGGGGAGTGTCGATCTCGTCCTGAACAATCCGCCGTTCCACTCGCACCAGGCGACGACCGACGCCACGGCCTGGCGGATGTTCACCGGCGCGCGGCGGGCGCTGCGGCCGGGTGGCGAGCTGTGGGTGATCGGGAACCGACACCTGGGCTATCACGTGAAGCTGCGGCGGCTCTTCGGCAACAGTGAACTCGTCGCGAGTGACGCCAAGTTCGTGGTTCTCAGGGCGGTCAAGCGGGCTGTCGGGAAGTAG
- a CDS encoding AraC family transcriptional regulator — MRETEIHLGEPPVVAGIGVGVHGVAGRTDVFRLPELWQLHLYQYEAELTVDGTAHTIRPGRVSLVPPGTTVRYRYRGRSEHLFAHLRIAPAGPPRTVRVMQDAGPELPALTSLLLQAMAAAPSEPDRTRAEIWTTLWRVAHLTPPAAAGPGPHPAVTTAIAHIEAHLAAPLTVPEVAQAAGVSHNHLTRLFRTETGGTVVGYIRRRRLERAHHLLRATTLSIPAVAASVGIPDLHAFNKACRRELGASPRALRGTGS, encoded by the coding sequence ATGCGGGAGACGGAGATCCACCTCGGTGAGCCGCCTGTCGTCGCGGGCATCGGGGTCGGCGTGCACGGTGTGGCCGGGCGGACGGATGTGTTCCGGCTGCCGGAGCTGTGGCAGCTGCATCTCTACCAGTACGAGGCCGAACTGACCGTCGACGGCACGGCACACACCATCCGCCCCGGCCGCGTCAGCCTCGTGCCACCCGGCACCACGGTCCGCTACCGCTACCGGGGCCGCTCGGAACACCTCTTCGCCCACCTGCGCATCGCCCCGGCCGGACCGCCCCGCACGGTCCGGGTGATGCAGGACGCGGGCCCCGAACTCCCGGCGCTCACAAGCCTGTTGCTCCAGGCTATGGCCGCCGCCCCGAGCGAGCCCGACCGAACCCGGGCCGAGATCTGGACCACCCTGTGGCGCGTCGCCCACCTGACCCCGCCCGCCGCCGCGGGCCCCGGCCCGCACCCGGCGGTCACCACCGCCATCGCCCACATCGAGGCGCACCTCGCCGCCCCGCTCACCGTCCCGGAGGTGGCGCAGGCGGCCGGTGTCTCCCACAACCACCTGACCCGGCTGTTCCGCACCGAGACCGGCGGCACGGTGGTCGGCTACATCCGCCGCCGCAGACTCGAACGCGCCCACCATCTGCTGCGCGCCACGACCCTCTCCATCCCCGCCGTCGCCGCGTCCGTCGGCATCCCGGACCTCCACGCCTTCAACAAGGCCTGCCGCCGGGAACTGGGCGCCTCGCCCCGCGCCCTGCGCGGCACCGGTTCCTGA
- a CDS encoding class II fructose-bisphosphate aldolase, whose protein sequence is MPLTTTGELITRAAAAHTAVAAFNVITLEHVEAVIKGAESVDAPVVVQVSENAVKFHDGDLLPLGRAALTAAERATVPVALHLDHIQSDDLLRRAPDAGFSSVMYDASRLPYAENLAATRSAVEWAHAQGLWIEAELGRVGGKDAAQVGGKNGVPPLDAHAPGARTDPDEARAFVADSGVDALAVAIGSSHAMTTRTAALDHTLLKRLTAALDVPLVLHGSSGVPDDELRTAVAGGIAKVNIGTALNIALTGAIREHLAAHPEVVDPRKYLTVGRAAMAETAGRLIGVLRAECDARH, encoded by the coding sequence GTGCCCCTCACGACAACCGGTGAGCTGATCACCAGAGCGGCCGCGGCACACACCGCGGTGGCCGCCTTCAACGTGATCACCCTGGAGCACGTCGAGGCCGTCATCAAGGGCGCCGAGTCCGTGGACGCGCCCGTGGTCGTCCAAGTGAGCGAGAACGCGGTCAAGTTCCATGACGGGGACCTGCTCCCGCTGGGCCGCGCCGCCCTCACGGCAGCCGAGCGCGCGACCGTGCCCGTCGCGCTCCACCTCGACCACATCCAGAGCGACGACCTGCTGCGCCGGGCCCCCGACGCCGGGTTCAGCTCGGTGATGTACGACGCGTCGCGTCTGCCGTACGCGGAGAACCTCGCCGCCACCCGCTCCGCCGTGGAGTGGGCGCATGCTCAGGGACTGTGGATCGAGGCTGAGCTGGGTCGGGTGGGCGGGAAGGACGCGGCGCAAGTAGGGGGCAAGAACGGTGTCCCGCCGCTCGACGCACACGCACCCGGCGCCCGTACCGACCCCGACGAGGCACGCGCCTTCGTCGCCGATTCCGGCGTGGACGCGCTCGCCGTGGCCATCGGCAGCTCACACGCGATGACCACCCGGACCGCCGCCCTCGACCACACGCTGCTGAAACGGCTGACCGCAGCGCTGGACGTCCCCCTCGTCCTGCATGGCTCCTCCGGAGTCCCGGACGACGAACTGCGGACGGCCGTCGCGGGCGGCATCGCCAAGGTCAACATCGGAACCGCGCTCAACATCGCGCTGACCGGCGCGATCCGGGAGCACCTCGCCGCCCATCCCGAGGTGGTCGACCCGCGCAAGTACCTCACGGTGGGGCGGGCGGCGATGGCGGAGACGGCGGGGCGGCTCATCGGCGTCCTGCGCGCGGAGTGTGACGCCCGTCACTGA
- a CDS encoding SIS domain-containing protein produces the protein MTHVEDELNSQPECWTRVAAEAVAHAKVLPVPGERVALIGCGTSYFMAQAAAVSRERAGQGETDAFAASEFPHGRGYDRVVALSRSGTTTEVLDVLGALRGRTPTTAITADPDTPVMAAADDVVVLDYADERSVVQTRFATTALTLLRAHLGLHTDRAVADARTALSAPLPEGLVDCAQFTFLGRGWTVGLAHEAALKMREAALAWSEAYPAMEYRHGPISVTARSTATWMLGKAPEGLAEQVRKTGGLWIEGELDPLAELVRAQRLAVALAAVRGLDPDRPRHLTRSVILDANPR, from the coding sequence ATGACCCACGTCGAGGACGAGCTGAACAGCCAGCCCGAGTGCTGGACCCGAGTCGCCGCCGAGGCGGTGGCACACGCGAAGGTCCTCCCGGTGCCGGGGGAGCGCGTGGCCCTCATCGGCTGCGGGACGTCGTACTTCATGGCGCAGGCCGCCGCCGTATCGCGCGAGCGGGCCGGTCAGGGTGAGACGGACGCCTTCGCGGCCTCGGAGTTCCCCCATGGCCGCGGGTACGACCGTGTCGTCGCCCTCAGCCGCTCCGGCACCACCACCGAGGTGCTCGACGTGCTGGGCGCGCTCCGGGGCCGTACGCCTACGACCGCGATCACCGCCGACCCGGACACGCCCGTGATGGCGGCCGCCGACGACGTGGTGGTGCTGGACTACGCCGACGAGCGGTCCGTCGTGCAGACCCGCTTCGCCACCACCGCCCTCACCCTCCTGCGCGCCCACCTCGGGCTGCACACCGACCGGGCCGTGGCCGACGCACGCACCGCGCTGAGCGCACCGCTGCCCGAAGGGCTGGTCGACTGCGCCCAGTTCACCTTCCTCGGCCGGGGCTGGACCGTGGGCCTCGCGCACGAGGCGGCGCTCAAGATGCGCGAGGCCGCGCTGGCGTGGAGCGAGGCGTATCCGGCGATGGAGTACCGGCACGGCCCGATCAGCGTCACCGCCCGGTCCACGGCGACCTGGATGCTCGGCAAGGCACCCGAAGGGCTCGCCGAACAGGTGCGGAAGACCGGCGGGTTGTGGATCGAGGGCGAGCTCGACCCACTCGCCGAGCTGGTCCGCGCCCAGCGGCTCGCCGTCGCCCTGGCCGCAGTCCGCGGCCTCGACCCCGACCGGCCGCGCCACCTCACCCGCTCGGTGATCCTCGACGCGAACCCCCGGTGA
- a CDS encoding Lrp/AsnC family transcriptional regulator yields MDAQQNAPVADLLDRRIVSALQIDGRASWHRIAAALGEPERTVVRRGTRLLESGLVRIGAMAVRGRNTVVGVRCAPGRARAAATALARRPDCVFAHVLTGPLDCVAELFCPRERLAGLVMDELSGLPGVVETLTLPVLRHIRTIREWHAGLLTDSEIAILREGARPGIPSTADPLPLPVDPTDELARADRLLLHALAEDGRRTYDELARVAGVSEATARRRLTTLRRTGRVRIRAVIEPAVLGLPVEAVLRVRTPPVKVEAVTAALAQSAHVRYASFVTGERQLLVLTAFPDEAALHTFVTRSLWLQDVDSVDLSLVLTTLKRGGMLAPWLRD; encoded by the coding sequence ATGGACGCACAGCAGAACGCCCCCGTGGCGGATTTACTGGACCGCCGTATCGTCAGCGCGCTGCAGATCGACGGCCGTGCCTCATGGCATCGCATCGCGGCGGCGCTCGGCGAGCCCGAACGCACAGTCGTCCGCCGCGGCACCCGCCTGCTGGAGTCGGGCCTGGTACGGATCGGGGCCATGGCGGTGCGCGGGCGCAACACGGTGGTCGGCGTGCGCTGTGCACCGGGCCGGGCCCGGGCGGCGGCCACGGCACTGGCTCGCCGCCCCGACTGCGTCTTCGCCCATGTCCTCACCGGCCCCCTGGACTGCGTCGCGGAACTGTTCTGCCCCCGCGAACGACTCGCGGGCCTCGTCATGGACGAACTCTCCGGGCTGCCCGGCGTGGTGGAGACCCTGACCCTTCCGGTGCTGCGGCACATCCGCACGATCCGCGAGTGGCACGCCGGCCTGCTCACCGACTCCGAGATCGCGATCCTGCGGGAGGGGGCCCGCCCCGGGATCCCGTCCACCGCCGACCCCTTGCCTCTGCCCGTCGATCCGACCGACGAACTCGCCCGCGCCGACCGCCTGTTGCTGCACGCCCTGGCCGAGGACGGACGCCGCACCTACGACGAACTCGCGCGCGTCGCGGGCGTGTCGGAAGCCACCGCGAGACGGCGCCTGACCACCCTGCGCCGCACGGGCCGGGTCCGTATCCGCGCCGTGATCGAACCGGCCGTCCTCGGACTGCCGGTGGAAGCCGTCCTTCGGGTGCGCACGCCCCCGGTCAAGGTGGAGGCCGTGACGGCGGCCCTCGCCCAGTCCGCCCACGTCCGCTACGCCAGCTTCGTCACCGGCGAACGCCAACTCCTGGTCCTGACCGCGTTCCCCGACGAAGCCGCCCTCCACACCTTCGTCACCCGCTCCCTCTGGCTCCAGGACGTCGACTCGGTGGACCTCTCCCTGGTCCTCACCACCCTGAAACGCGGCGGCATGCTCGCCCCCTGGCTACGGGACTGA
- a CDS encoding Nramp family divalent metal transporter, whose product MVDVTATPGSPPRPSATDAAGPTRPGPAAPRRGRLALLGPGLVLAAASVGAGDMVTSLAGAAGYGMALMWAIVIGVVLKYALTEAVGRLYMATGQTVIMSLKSAARWLPLAFILFVLVIGLLYGAALSSVASLALSTLFPVLPVRPVAVVIALAAAAIVYVGRYALFERVMSFFMLAKFLGMAVLAVATLATADDLPGLLGTLRPRLPEGDIVTVLALIGGVGGTAGIASYSYWVREKGWADRSRLRLMRADSAVSYGITFLFVLCTTVVGTGLLYGTGGSITGNEGLAALADPLGADLGSVARVLFLGTFFLVTLSALVGGFNGLCYLLADSLRALRGIPDAEAERHIAQHSLPFRLFVLYCAVTSVAVIFLGRPVSLVLTYAAVGSLILPLLSGALLVLLNRRGVDPACRNGITSNVLLGGSFVLFGVLAVVQLKDSLGGA is encoded by the coding sequence ATGGTTGACGTGACCGCGACTCCAGGAAGTCCCCCACGTCCCTCGGCGACCGACGCCGCCGGGCCCACGCGGCCCGGCCCCGCCGCCCCCCGGCGCGGGCGGCTCGCGCTCCTCGGCCCCGGGCTTGTGCTGGCCGCCGCGAGTGTGGGCGCGGGCGACATGGTGACGTCGCTCGCGGGCGCGGCCGGGTACGGGATGGCGCTCATGTGGGCGATCGTCATCGGTGTCGTCCTCAAGTACGCGCTCACGGAGGCGGTGGGCCGTCTGTACATGGCCACCGGGCAGACCGTGATCATGAGTCTGAAGTCGGCCGCCCGCTGGCTGCCGCTCGCGTTCATCCTCTTCGTGCTGGTCATCGGGCTGCTCTACGGGGCGGCCCTGAGTTCCGTGGCGTCCCTGGCGCTGTCCACGCTGTTCCCCGTGCTGCCGGTCAGACCGGTCGCCGTGGTGATCGCGCTGGCGGCGGCCGCGATCGTGTACGTCGGGCGGTACGCCCTGTTCGAGCGGGTGATGAGCTTCTTCATGCTCGCCAAGTTCCTCGGCATGGCCGTACTGGCGGTGGCCACGCTCGCCACGGCCGACGATCTGCCGGGGCTGCTCGGCACGCTCCGCCCGCGGCTCCCGGAGGGCGACATCGTGACGGTGCTGGCGCTGATCGGCGGGGTGGGCGGCACGGCCGGGATCGCCTCGTACAGCTACTGGGTGCGGGAGAAGGGCTGGGCGGACCGGAGCCGGCTGCGGCTCATGCGGGCGGACTCGGCCGTGAGTTACGGCATCACGTTCCTGTTCGTGCTCTGTACGACAGTGGTGGGTACGGGGCTGCTGTACGGCACCGGCGGGAGCATCACCGGCAACGAGGGGCTGGCGGCGCTCGCCGATCCGCTCGGCGCCGATCTGGGGTCCGTGGCCCGCGTGCTGTTCCTGGGGACGTTCTTCCTGGTGACGCTGAGCGCGCTCGTCGGCGGCTTCAACGGGCTGTGCTACCTGCTCGCCGACTCCTTGCGGGCGCTGCGCGGCATCCCGGACGCGGAGGCGGAGCGCCATATCGCGCAGCACAGCCTTCCGTTCCGCCTGTTCGTCCTCTACTGCGCCGTCACCTCGGTCGCCGTCATCTTCCTGGGCCGGCCGGTGTCCCTGGTGCTGACCTACGCCGCCGTCGGCTCGCTGATCCTGCCGCTGCTGTCCGGCGCGCTGCTTGTCCTGCTCAACCGCCGGGGCGTGGACCCGGCGTGCCGCAATGGAATCACCTCGAACGTCCTGCTGGGCGGCTCCTTCGTCCTCTTCGGAGTACTCGCCGTCGTCCAGCTCAAGGATTCCCTGGGAGGGGCGTGA